In Acidobacteriota bacterium, one DNA window encodes the following:
- a CDS encoding YciI family protein has product MRFMIIIKATPTSEAGAMPDKKLLDAMGKFNEELVANGIMLAGEGLQASSKGARVHFSGDKRTVTDGPFAETKELIAGFWIWKCRSLDEAKDWVKRCPNPFNEESEIEIRQVFELEDFGDEISPELRASEERLRDELSRRKPN; this is encoded by the coding sequence ATGCGCTTCATGATCATTATCAAAGCCACCCCCACGTCAGAAGCCGGCGCCATGCCTGACAAGAAGCTGCTTGACGCCATGGGCAAGTTCAACGAAGAGCTGGTCGCCAACGGCATCATGCTTGCTGGCGAAGGGCTGCAAGCGTCCTCAAAGGGTGCTCGCGTCCACTTCAGCGGCGATAAGCGCACCGTCACTGACGGCCCCTTCGCCGAGACGAAGGAGTTGATCGCAGGGTTCTGGATCTGGAAGTGCAGGTCACTCGACGAGGCCAAGGACTGGGTCAAGCGTTGCCCCAATCCGTTCAATGAAGAGAGCGAGATCGAGATCCGTCAGGTCTTCGAGCTTGAAGACTTCGGCGACGAGATCTCCCCTGAGCTGCGAGCGAGCGAAGAGCGGCTGCGTGACGAACTCTCCCGGCGCAAACCGAACTAA
- a CDS encoding YciI family protein: protein MRFMMLMIPKGYEAAMPGAMPSAEAVAAMMRYNESLKKAGVLLSLDGLHPPSMGARVTFDGGKPLVTDGPFAEVKEVLGGYWMIQVRSREEAIEWAKRCPASANETIEIRQVQEFADFPTDVQKELDGFADMQPHLAHNKVS, encoded by the coding sequence ATGCGATTCATGATGCTGATGATCCCCAAAGGCTACGAGGCGGCAATGCCTGGCGCAATGCCCTCCGCCGAGGCTGTCGCCGCGATGATGAGGTACAACGAGTCGCTCAAGAAGGCTGGCGTGCTGCTCTCGCTCGATGGGCTTCACCCGCCTTCGATGGGAGCGCGGGTCACCTTCGACGGCGGCAAGCCGCTAGTCACCGACGGGCCGTTTGCAGAGGTGAAGGAGGTCCTCGGAGGCTATTGGATGATCCAGGTTCGCTCGCGCGAGGAGGCTATCGAGTGGGCGAAACGCTGCCCGGCTTCAGCCAACGAGACGATTGAGATTCGACAGGTGCAGGAGTTCGCCGACTTTCCCACCGATGTCCAGAAGGAGCTCGACGGCTTTGCAGATATGCAGCCACATCTTGCTCACAACAAAGTTTCCTAA
- a CDS encoding VOC family protein produces the protein MQIQPYLNFDGNCKEAFEFYAKVLNGKIDMMMTHAEAPPEAQAGPEWRDKILHAHMTVGTAVLMASDVPGDRYQPPRSFSVSLQIDNIAEAERVFKELSAGSSKITMPIQPTFWAARFAMFFDRYGIPWMINCNPAA, from the coding sequence ATGCAGATTCAGCCCTACCTCAACTTCGACGGCAACTGTAAGGAAGCATTCGAGTTTTACGCAAAGGTCCTCAACGGCAAGATCGACATGATGATGACCCATGCCGAAGCCCCGCCTGAGGCACAGGCCGGACCGGAGTGGCGCGACAAGATTCTTCATGCTCACATGACCGTCGGCACTGCCGTTCTGATGGCCTCCGATGTTCCAGGAGACCGCTACCAACCGCCTCGTTCCTTCTCGGTCAGCCTGCAGATCGACAACATCGCCGAGGCAGAGCGTGTCTTCAAGGAGCTCTCCGCCGGAAGCTCAAAGATCACAATGCCGATTCAGCCTACCTTCTGGGCTGCTCGTTTCGCCATGTTCTTTGACCGCTATGGGATTCCCTGGATGATCAACTGCAACCCAGCGGCCTGA
- a CDS encoding YciI family protein has translation MRFMIIRKSDANMETGALPDKNLLAAVGQYYQDMRDAGVLLAGEWLRPTAKSARIVASQGKQAVVDGPFTELKELIAGFIMIEVPSLEEAVRWARRCPTLNGSVDGQAEVRQVLEAADFPADSTEPLMLHASKTMAADAEKMLRTTSVA, from the coding sequence ATGCGCTTCATGATCATCCGCAAATCCGACGCCAACATGGAAACCGGCGCTCTGCCTGACAAAAATCTCCTCGCCGCCGTCGGCCAGTACTACCAGGACATGCGCGACGCCGGAGTTCTGCTAGCCGGGGAGTGGCTGCGGCCTACCGCGAAGTCCGCCCGCATCGTCGCCTCACAGGGGAAGCAGGCTGTTGTCGACGGTCCTTTTACCGAGCTCAAGGAGCTGATCGCCGGCTTCATCATGATCGAGGTTCCCTCGCTTGAGGAGGCGGTTCGCTGGGCACGGCGTTGCCCAACTCTGAATGGCAGCGTCGACGGACAGGCTGAAGTGCGCCAGGTGCTTGAGGCCGCCGACTTCCCCGCTGACTCCACTGAGCCGCTGATGCTGCACGCCTCGAAGACGATGGCTGCGGATGCTGAGAAGATGCTGCGGACGACGAGTGTCGCTTAA
- a CDS encoding CPBP family intramembrane metalloprotease, translated as MSTPPTPPLRPATGPGASQPALSLSKGLDSEMWDGAPQTEGATSLLDHRVPGSAAAEPTTGISIPSNGEAIIIEAPPPSVAPGPGVPARVPHIGHAILFVAIAAIFLVIFSSVLVGFVHPVLDPHKVAGVTVKHPKLIVAAQALTYIATLAVSWFFFPLLWQRSFGNGIQWDFATARRNAHKLIPIGLVAGFAVQAISSLIPVPKSIPMDDFFRTPSDVWLVTAFGTLLAPLFEEICFRGFLFPALAIAYDWLSLPKTPAAREHWHNTTGLTLAAVVFSTILSSILFVLLHAEQLAHAWIALFVLFCVSLVLTIVRIRTRSVASSTLVHACYNLSVFLTLFIATGGYRHLERLAR; from the coding sequence ATGAGCACCCCTCCGACACCTCCGCTTCGACCCGCCACAGGACCGGGTGCCTCACAACCTGCCCTGAGCTTGTCGAAGGGTCTCGACTCTGAGATGTGGGATGGAGCACCACAAACTGAAGGCGCAACCTCTTTGCTCGATCACCGTGTACCGGGGAGCGCCGCCGCAGAACCAACTACGGGAATCTCTATCCCTTCCAACGGGGAAGCCATCATTATCGAGGCCCCTCCCCCCTCGGTTGCGCCAGGCCCCGGAGTTCCTGCCCGCGTGCCCCATATTGGACATGCCATTCTCTTCGTCGCCATCGCGGCGATCTTTCTGGTCATCTTTTCCAGCGTGCTTGTCGGATTCGTCCACCCCGTTCTCGATCCGCATAAGGTGGCCGGGGTCACAGTAAAGCATCCCAAGCTCATCGTCGCGGCGCAGGCGCTTACCTATATAGCTACGCTGGCTGTCTCGTGGTTCTTTTTCCCGCTGCTGTGGCAGCGCAGCTTCGGCAACGGCATCCAGTGGGACTTCGCCACGGCGCGCCGCAACGCGCACAAGCTGATCCCCATCGGCCTTGTCGCGGGGTTCGCCGTGCAGGCCATCTCGTCGCTCATCCCGGTGCCCAAGTCCATCCCCATGGACGACTTCTTCCGTACGCCCTCCGACGTCTGGCTGGTCACGGCCTTCGGAACCCTGCTCGCCCCCCTGTTCGAGGAGATCTGCTTCCGCGGCTTCCTCTTCCCCGCCCTGGCGATCGCCTACGACTGGCTCTCGTTGCCGAAGACCCCCGCCGCCCGCGAGCACTGGCACAACACAACCGGCCTCACCCTCGCCGCGGTCGTCTTTTCCACAATCCTCTCCAGCATTCTGTTTGTGCTGCTGCACGCCGAGCAACTCGCCCACGCCTGGATCGCCCTGTTCGTCCTCTTCTGCGTGTCGCTGGTGCTTACCATAGTGCGGATCAGGACCCGCTCGGTCGCCAGCTCAACGCTGGTGCATGCCTGCTATAACTTGTCAGTCTTTCTGACGCTGTTTATTGCTACCGGGGGGTATCGGCATCTGGAGCGGTTGGCACGGTAG
- the uvrA gene encoding excinuclease ABC subunit UvrA produces MNTAETTASTTTEKPIPTRPGITHITVRGARQHNLRNVSVSIPRNTLTVVTGLSGSGKSSLAFDTIYAEGQRRYVETLSAYARQFLDQMERPDVDSIDGLSPAISIEQKTTSRSPRSTVGTITEIYDYLRLLYASVGQPHCPNCHRPISRQSADQIVERIVALAPGERITIMAPIVRGRKGEFREELEALDQQGFRARVDGEIIEITDGMRLEKRKNHTIEAIVDRIILKPLPSDNTSAALAGAPPKYDTRRLEASVAKALQMANGLVLIGLQDPATRKQEETLYSSSMACPDCGINVPRLEPRSFSFNSAYGACPECHGLGSIYDFDPAKTITDWSKPLLDGAMGPGSASQYLLRLIKLAAEKYKININQPFEKLTQEQQNLFLYGPPKGEGGRTGFHGIFSYLRANLEDSKSEGYREYMMQYMSATTCPRCHGRRLRPESLAVTIPIPVSNPGAPSSPTASSSAKVGSQDANGSHGFSIADFTALSLERSLQAAKAMNFTGRERLIADRLQREVIERLEFLNAVGLGYLSLDRSAATLSGGEGQRIRLATQIGSRLRGVLYVLDEPSIGLHQRDNQRLISALENLRDLGNTVLVVEHDEDTIRKADYVLDLGPGAGKNGGHLIADGTPDEIMGNEASVTGQYLAGKIDIVTRPTLGNQPRPLTGNWITVENAKAHNLKDVTAHFPLGVMTVITGVSGSGKSTLVNDILYRALAKELYGSREEPGQHGRVRGISQLDKVIQIDQSPIGRTPRSNPATYTGVFSAIRDIFALLPESRERGYKPGRFSFNVQGGRCEACQGEGQRRIEMNFLPDVYVLCEVCNGRRYNQETLAVKFNGYSIADLLDLAIEDALPILKDIPTVNQKLQTLVDVGLGYIHLGQSATTLSGGEAQRMKLARELSKRQTGRTLYLLDEPTTGLHFDDVRKLLEVLHRLTDLGNTVMIIEHNLDIIRNADYILDLGPEGGEGGGQIIAHGTPEQVATVPGSYTAEFLSRHYTPAQLAAGRNGTSHAGAQPSSIGAATDPDKKTKGKFVPPEKKTGVPAASKAKLSETADSSKPKKPAKKTTTKTKKKA; encoded by the coding sequence ATGAACACCGCCGAAACGACCGCCTCGACAACCACGGAGAAGCCCATCCCCACCCGGCCCGGCATCACGCACATCACCGTGCGAGGAGCGCGCCAGCACAACCTGCGCAACGTCTCCGTCTCTATCCCGCGAAATACTCTCACTGTGGTCACCGGACTTTCGGGGTCGGGAAAGTCGTCCCTCGCCTTCGACACCATCTACGCTGAAGGCCAGCGTCGCTACGTCGAGACCCTCTCGGCCTACGCCCGCCAGTTCCTCGACCAGATGGAGCGGCCCGACGTCGACTCCATCGACGGCCTCTCCCCCGCCATCTCCATCGAGCAGAAGACGACCTCGCGCTCGCCTCGCTCGACCGTCGGCACCATCACCGAGATCTACGACTACCTGCGCCTTCTCTACGCATCCGTCGGCCAGCCGCACTGCCCCAACTGCCATCGCCCCATCTCACGCCAGAGCGCCGACCAGATTGTGGAGCGCATCGTCGCCCTCGCCCCCGGCGAACGCATCACGATCATGGCCCCCATTGTGCGCGGCCGCAAGGGCGAGTTCCGCGAAGAGCTTGAAGCCCTCGACCAGCAGGGCTTCCGCGCCCGCGTCGATGGCGAGATCATCGAGATCACCGACGGCATGCGCCTCGAAAAGCGCAAGAACCATACCATCGAGGCCATCGTCGACCGCATCATCCTCAAACCGCTGCCATCGGATAACACCTCTGCCGCACTCGCCGGCGCTCCTCCCAAGTACGACACCCGCCGCCTGGAAGCCTCCGTCGCCAAGGCCCTCCAGATGGCGAACGGCCTCGTCCTCATCGGCCTCCAGGATCCCGCCACCCGCAAGCAGGAGGAGACGCTCTACTCCTCCTCCATGGCCTGCCCCGACTGCGGCATCAACGTGCCCAGGCTCGAACCGCGCAGCTTCTCCTTCAACTCCGCCTACGGCGCCTGCCCCGAGTGCCACGGCCTCGGCTCCATCTACGACTTCGACCCCGCCAAGACCATCACCGACTGGTCCAAGCCCCTGCTCGACGGAGCCATGGGCCCCGGCTCGGCCTCGCAATATCTCCTTCGCCTTATTAAGCTGGCCGCCGAAAAGTACAAGATCAATATCAACCAGCCCTTCGAGAAGCTCACGCAGGAGCAGCAGAACCTCTTCCTCTACGGCCCCCCCAAGGGTGAGGGCGGACGCACCGGCTTCCACGGTATCTTCAGCTATCTCCGCGCCAACCTCGAAGACTCCAAATCCGAGGGCTACCGCGAGTACATGATGCAGTACATGTCCGCGACCACCTGCCCTCGCTGCCACGGCAGGCGGTTGCGACCTGAGTCACTCGCCGTCACCATCCCCATCCCCGTCTCAAATCCGGGTGCCCCATCTTCGCCGACAGCTTCATCGTCGGCTAAGGTGGGTTCGCAGGATGCTAACGGGAGCCACGGTTTCTCCATAGCCGACTTCACAGCCCTCTCGCTCGAACGCTCCTTGCAAGCTGCAAAGGCCATGAACTTCACTGGCCGGGAACGCCTGATCGCCGACCGCCTCCAACGCGAGGTCATCGAGCGGCTCGAGTTCCTGAACGCCGTCGGCCTCGGCTACCTCTCCCTCGACCGCTCAGCCGCGACGCTCTCCGGTGGCGAGGGCCAGCGCATTCGCCTTGCCACGCAGATCGGCTCCAGACTGCGCGGCGTCCTCTACGTCCTCGACGAACCGAGCATCGGGCTGCACCAGCGAGACAACCAGCGGCTCATCTCGGCGCTCGAGAATCTGCGCGACCTCGGCAACACCGTTCTTGTCGTCGAGCACGACGAAGACACCATCCGCAAGGCCGACTATGTGCTCGACCTCGGCCCCGGCGCCGGCAAGAACGGCGGCCACCTGATCGCCGATGGAACCCCCGACGAGATCATGGGCAACGAGGCCTCCGTCACCGGGCAGTATCTCGCCGGCAAGATCGACATCGTCACCCGCCCCACCCTCGGCAACCAGCCGCGCCCGCTCACCGGCAACTGGATCACCGTCGAAAACGCCAAGGCGCACAATCTGAAGGATGTCACCGCTCACTTTCCGCTGGGGGTTATGACCGTTATCACCGGCGTGTCTGGAAGTGGTAAGTCCACACTGGTCAACGATATCCTCTACCGCGCTCTGGCGAAGGAGCTCTATGGCTCACGCGAAGAGCCCGGCCAGCACGGCCGCGTCCGCGGCATCTCGCAGCTCGACAAGGTCATCCAGATCGACCAGTCGCCCATCGGCCGCACCCCCCGCTCGAACCCGGCCACCTACACCGGCGTATTCTCCGCCATCCGCGACATCTTCGCCCTGCTCCCCGAGTCGCGCGAGCGCGGCTACAAGCCCGGCCGCTTTTCTTTCAACGTTCAAGGAGGCCGCTGCGAGGCCTGCCAGGGGGAGGGCCAGCGCCGCATCGAGATGAACTTCCTGCCCGACGTCTACGTGTTGTGCGAGGTCTGCAACGGCCGCCGCTACAACCAGGAGACGCTCGCCGTAAAGTTCAACGGCTACTCCATCGCTGACCTGCTCGACCTGGCGATCGAAGACGCCCTGCCCATCCTCAAGGACATCCCTACTGTCAATCAGAAACTCCAGACACTGGTCGACGTGGGGCTTGGCTACATTCACCTTGGCCAGTCAGCGACGACGCTCTCAGGCGGCGAAGCCCAGCGGATGAAGCTGGCCCGCGAGTTGAGCAAGCGCCAGACCGGGCGCACCCTCTACCTGCTCGACGAGCCAACGACTGGTTTGCACTTCGACGACGTCCGCAAGTTGCTGGAGGTTCTGCACAGGCTGACCGACCTCGGCAACACGGTCATGATCATCGAGCACAACCTCGATATCATCCGCAACGCCGACTACATCCTCGACCTTGGTCCCGAGGGCGGCGAAGGAGGCGGCCAGATCATCGCCCACGGTACGCCCGAGCAGGTCGCCACCGTGCCCGGCTCCTACACCGCCGAATTCCTGAGCCGCCACTACACCCCGGCGCAGCTCGCCGCTGGCCGCAACGGGACCAGTCACGCCGGTGCCCAGCCCTCCAGCATCGGCGCCGCTACCGACCCGGACAAGAAAACAAAGGGCAAGTTTGTCCCTCCGGAAAAGAAAACCGGCGTACCAGCGGCCAGCAAAGCTAAACTGAGCGAAACCGCCGATTCTTCCAAACCCAAAAAGCCGGCGAAGAAGACGACGACAAAGACAAAGAAGAAGGCATGA
- a CDS encoding nitroreductase family protein: MAKTRKTLSQAIAERRATPSFDGAPLSPEDLQQILEAGLHAPSGYNMQPWRFVVVQAPEQKRRLRAAAYNQAKVEEASAVIVACGDADGWRKDIDLMLQQGRDGGMPESYAAQAKTSVTNFLSGFSTEQMHAWLNKHVMIAFTHMMLMAEVMGYDTAPMEGFEQDKVHEVLRLPMSYWVVALLGIGHLQGPDKYNGGRFDLAHTVFGEEFGKPLK, encoded by the coding sequence ATGGCGAAGACCAGAAAGACACTGAGCCAGGCGATTGCGGAGCGAAGGGCGACCCCGAGCTTCGACGGCGCGCCCCTGTCGCCAGAAGACCTGCAACAGATTCTTGAGGCCGGTCTTCATGCGCCGAGCGGCTACAACATGCAGCCCTGGCGCTTTGTCGTCGTGCAAGCACCCGAGCAGAAGCGGCGCCTGCGCGCTGCGGCCTACAATCAGGCGAAGGTGGAAGAGGCTTCTGCCGTGATCGTGGCCTGTGGCGACGCCGATGGCTGGCGCAAGGACATCGATCTGATGCTGCAACAGGGACGCGACGGCGGTATGCCGGAAAGCTACGCCGCGCAGGCCAAGACCAGCGTCACCAATTTTTTGAGCGGATTTTCAACCGAGCAGATGCACGCGTGGCTGAACAAGCATGTCATGATCGCCTTCACGCACATGATGCTGATGGCAGAGGTCATGGGCTACGATACAGCCCCGATGGAAGGCTTCGAGCAGGACAAGGTGCACGAGGTGCTGCGGCTGCCGATGAGCTATTGGGTGGTTGCCCTGCTCGGTATCGGGCATCTTCAGGGGCCGGACAAGTACAACGGCGGCCGCTTCGATTTGGCGCATACGGTCTTTGGCGAAGAGTTCGGCAAGCCGTTGAAATGA
- a CDS encoding NUDIX hydrolase codes for MTAGGNEIREGREYPRAPVAGVAAVVVCGEEVLLIRRGREPLLGAWSLPGGALELGETTAEGVVREVFEETGIHVQPIEVAATLDRILRDDAGRVQFHYILVEWLCFCESPNELVCGDDAAEARWVRRAELFSETYALDATTLGVIESALKIAETIKR; via the coding sequence ATGACCGCAGGCGGCAACGAGATACGCGAAGGGCGGGAGTATCCGCGCGCACCGGTGGCGGGCGTCGCGGCAGTCGTCGTATGCGGTGAAGAGGTCCTGCTCATCCGCCGCGGGCGCGAGCCTCTGCTGGGCGCCTGGTCGCTGCCGGGAGGAGCGCTCGAACTGGGCGAGACGACGGCTGAAGGAGTCGTGCGCGAGGTCTTCGAAGAGACCGGAATACATGTGCAGCCCATCGAGGTAGCGGCAACGCTCGACCGGATCCTCCGTGACGATGCAGGCCGCGTACAGTTTCACTACATACTCGTGGAGTGGCTTTGTTTCTGCGAGAGCCCGAATGAGCTGGTATGCGGTGACGATGCCGCCGAGGCGCGATGGGTGCGACGCGCTGAGCTTTTCTCTGAAACCTATGCGCTCGACGCGACTACACTTGGCGTGATCGAAAGCGCGCTCAAGATCGCGGAGACGATAAAGAGATGA
- a CDS encoding alpha/beta hydrolase yields the protein MKLALRFIAVGIVLVLAAGLVFYFHPLWVVDQQTRLHLWREGVKSEYVDAGEYKLHYFEAGNGTPLVLVHGLGARGEDWQKMIPAMAQYGFHVYAPDLPGYGRSSKPADASYSIGMEEAAVVSFMQAVHVPRADVGGWSMGGWVAMKLALDHPEMVDRLVVYDGAGIYFPATFGSDLFVPNDAAGVARLLQMLSPHPKAMPDFVVRDVVRKLQRNGWVIDRSMAAMTTGRDLLDFRLHDLRQPTLVVWGSDDVLIPLSVGRKIHEDIPNSVLNVMEGCGHLAPLECWRPVAEATDAFLNAQPPMRGIEKANPTPD from the coding sequence ATGAAACTGGCGTTGCGGTTTATCGCAGTGGGCATTGTGCTTGTACTTGCTGCCGGGCTGGTCTTTTACTTCCATCCGCTGTGGGTGGTCGACCAGCAGACGCGCCTGCATCTGTGGCGCGAGGGCGTGAAGAGCGAGTACGTGGATGCGGGCGAATACAAGCTTCATTATTTCGAGGCCGGCAACGGAACGCCGCTGGTGTTGGTTCACGGCCTGGGTGCGCGCGGTGAAGACTGGCAGAAGATGATCCCTGCGATGGCACAGTACGGATTTCATGTGTATGCGCCGGACCTTCCCGGGTATGGGCGCTCGTCGAAGCCTGCGGATGCGAGCTACTCCATCGGCATGGAGGAGGCTGCGGTCGTCTCATTCATGCAGGCCGTGCATGTGCCCCGTGCGGATGTTGGCGGATGGTCGATGGGCGGGTGGGTGGCGATGAAGCTCGCGCTCGATCACCCGGAGATGGTAGACCGCCTTGTGGTCTATGACGGCGCGGGAATCTACTTTCCTGCGACCTTTGGATCGGACCTGTTTGTGCCGAACGATGCAGCGGGAGTCGCGCGGCTGTTGCAGATGCTTTCTCCGCACCCGAAGGCCATGCCGGACTTTGTGGTGCGCGATGTCGTGCGAAAGCTCCAGCGCAACGGATGGGTGATCGATCGCAGCATGGCGGCGATGACTACCGGCCGCGACCTGCTCGACTTCAGGCTGCACGACCTTCGTCAACCCACGTTGGTGGTGTGGGGATCGGACGATGTGCTGATTCCGCTCTCCGTGGGCAGGAAGATCCACGAGGACATTCCGAACTCCGTGCTGAATGTGATGGAAGGCTGCGGTCACCTGGCGCCGCTGGAGTGCTGGCGGCCGGTGGCGGAGGCCACGGACGCATTTCTCAATGCGCAGCCTCCCATGCGCGGTATCGAGAAGGCCAATCCGACTCCAGATTAG
- a CDS encoding UbiX family flavin prenyltransferase produces MVEAPRNITLAVTGASGSVYASEMLRALAVDGRVAHINFVASENALRVFAEELELSGRNDLAEKLLGATCAKLRQHANSDIGANIASGSYPTSAMIVLPCSMGTLAGIANGLATNLIQRAADVCLKERRPLILCVRETPFNRIHLRNMQLASDAGATIFPAIPTLYNHPQSTIEMAREFVNRVLAHIGLPQPGAYQWQPDKN; encoded by the coding sequence ATCGTCGAAGCTCCGCGCAATATCACCCTGGCCGTTACCGGAGCCAGCGGCAGTGTCTACGCCAGCGAGATGCTCCGCGCGCTGGCCGTCGACGGCCGCGTCGCACACATCAACTTCGTCGCCTCCGAGAACGCACTGCGCGTCTTCGCGGAGGAGTTGGAACTGAGCGGCCGCAACGATCTCGCAGAAAAGCTGCTGGGCGCGACCTGTGCAAAGCTGCGTCAGCACGCCAACTCCGATATCGGTGCGAACATCGCCAGCGGCAGTTACCCCACCTCCGCGATGATCGTGCTTCCCTGCTCCATGGGAACGCTGGCCGGCATCGCCAACGGCCTTGCCACAAATCTCATCCAGCGCGCAGCCGACGTCTGCCTGAAGGAACGCCGTCCGCTTATCCTTTGCGTGCGCGAGACTCCCTTCAACCGCATCCATCTGCGAAATATGCAGCTTGCTTCCGATGCGGGCGCAACGATTTTCCCGGCGATCCCCACACTCTATAACCACCCACAGAGCACCATCGAGATGGCGCGCGAGTTTGTGAATCGCGTGCTTGCGCATATAGGCCTGCCGCAACCCGGCGCCTATCAGTGGCAGCCTGACAAGAATTGA
- a CDS encoding YkgJ family cysteine cluster protein, protein MSDQLIQIVDAALVSATERSGPHLACRPGCTQCCHGVFPISQQDAARLREGLHMLDQQTPERAARVRARVHDSLARIAPLFPGDLVSGILNEDYEESPLFSDEDSIGDSEPCPVLDPATGTCDLYEARPIVCRTFGPPMRTAEGDLATCELCYIMATTEEIAACELDPSIPAQESASNDAFNAAHDLHGETIVAFALRRFSHELSS, encoded by the coding sequence GTGAGCGACCAACTGATCCAGATCGTCGATGCCGCCCTGGTCTCCGCGACAGAACGCAGCGGCCCGCATCTCGCCTGCCGCCCCGGCTGCACCCAGTGCTGTCACGGCGTCTTCCCTATCTCGCAACAGGACGCGGCCCGCCTGCGCGAAGGCTTGCATATGCTTGACCAGCAGACTCCCGAGCGGGCTGCACGAGTCCGTGCGCGCGTCCATGACTCGCTCGCACGCATCGCACCGCTCTTTCCTGGCGATTTGGTCTCTGGCATCCTCAACGAAGACTACGAAGAGTCGCCGCTCTTCAGCGACGAAGACAGCATTGGCGATAGCGAGCCCTGCCCCGTACTGGATCCCGCGACTGGCACGTGTGACCTGTACGAAGCGCGGCCCATCGTCTGCCGTACCTTTGGACCGCCCATGCGCACTGCCGAAGGCGACCTGGCGACCTGCGAACTTTGCTACATCATGGCGACAACGGAGGAGATCGCTGCCTGCGAGCTCGACCCGTCGATCCCCGCGCAGGAGTCGGCAAGCAACGACGCGTTCAACGCAGCGCACGACCTTCACGGCGAAACCATCGTCGCCTTCGCCCTTCGCCGCTTTTCTCATGAATTGTCATCCTGA
- a CDS encoding adenylosuccinate lyase, with protein sequence MIARYTRPAMGRIWSDENKYRCWLTVEAAASQALARFGLVPQEAADAIRDKGGFTVERINAIEAEVKHDVIAFTTTVAEHINNPEHSRWLHYGLTSTDVVDTAQALQIREASVIIRAGIVALADVLKRRAIEFKNTPIIGRTHGIHAEPSTFGLKLLLWYSEVQRNLTRFDAAAEDLRVGKLSGAVGTFGHLKPEHEEAICAELGLRPVDVATQVVQRDRHAAYISTLAVLASTLDKIATEIRHLQRTEVREAEEFFSEKQKGSSAMPHKRNPITSEQISGLARVMRSNAQTALENVALWHERDISHSSAERVIFPDSTILADYLLAKTTNLIDKLLVYPARMLKNLESTGGLIFSGQLLLDLAESGMSREDAYRLVQGHAMNSWKNDLVFRDEIAKVPEITARLTPEKLARAFDYNRQLANVDAIFERVLG encoded by the coding sequence TTGATCGCTCGCTATACACGTCCCGCCATGGGCCGCATCTGGTCCGACGAGAACAAGTACCGCTGCTGGCTCACCGTCGAAGCCGCCGCCTCGCAGGCGCTCGCCCGCTTCGGCCTCGTGCCGCAGGAGGCCGCCGACGCCATCCGCGACAAAGGCGGCTTTACCGTAGAGCGCATCAACGCCATCGAAGCCGAAGTCAAGCACGACGTCATCGCCTTCACCACCACAGTCGCCGAGCACATCAATAACCCCGAGCACTCGCGCTGGCTACACTACGGCCTAACCTCAACCGATGTCGTCGATACCGCGCAGGCGTTGCAGATCCGCGAGGCCTCCGTCATCATCCGAGCGGGCATCGTCGCGCTCGCCGATGTCCTCAAGCGCCGCGCCATCGAGTTCAAGAACACTCCCATCATCGGGCGCACGCACGGCATCCATGCCGAGCCCTCCACCTTCGGGCTGAAATTGTTGCTGTGGTACTCCGAGGTCCAGCGCAACCTCACACGCTTCGATGCTGCCGCGGAAGACCTCCGTGTGGGCAAGCTCTCCGGCGCCGTCGGCACCTTCGGCCACCTGAAGCCCGAGCATGAAGAAGCGATCTGCGCCGAGCTGGGTCTGCGTCCGGTCGACGTGGCAACGCAGGTTGTCCAGCGCGACCGCCACGCCGCATATATCTCCACGCTGGCCGTGCTCGCTTCCACACTCGACAAGATCGCCACCGAGATCCGCCACCTGCAGCGCACTGAGGTCCGCGAGGCCGAGGAGTTCTTCTCCGAGAAGCAGAAGGGGTCGAGCGCGATGCCGCACAAGCGCAACCCCATTACCAGCGAGCAGATCTCGGGCCTCGCCCGCGTCATGCGCTCCAACGCACAGACCGCGCTGGAGAATGTCGCTCTCTGGCACGAGCGCGACATCTCGCACTCCTCCGCCGAGCGCGTCATCTTCCCCGACTCGACGATCCTCGCCGACTACCTGCTGGCGAAGACGACCAACCTGATCGACAAACTGCTCGTTTACCCCGCGCGCATGTTGAAGAACCTCGAGTCCACAGGCGGCCTTATCTTCTCCGGCCAGCTTCTGCTCGACCTGGCCGAGTCCGGCATGAGCCGCGAAGACGCCTACCGCCTTGTGCAGGGACACGCCATGAACTCGTGGAAGAACGACCTCGTCTTCCGCGATGAGATTGCCAAAGTTCCTGAGATCACGGCGCGCCTCACGCCCGAGAAGCTAGCGCGGGCATTCGACTACAACCGCCAGTTGGCGAATGTGGATGCCATCTTCGAGCGAGTGCTTGGCTGA